In Candidatus Dependentiae bacterium, the genomic stretch CTGGTTTTTATAAAACTACAGCAGCTCACATTATTAATCATGGTCAAGAAGAAGAAATAGCACAGATTTTATTTGAGTATGGTGAAGAATATAGTTCTCGCAAAATTGCCCGTACTATTGTTGCTTACCGCAAAGAGCAAGGCCCAATACGAACAACCAAGCAGCTTGCTGAAGTTATTACCAGTATTATCCCGCGCTTTAGCAGACCGGTGCATCCAGCAACTAAAACCTTTCAGGCATTACGTATTTTTGTTAATGATGAGCTAAGTCACATAAAATCGCTGCTTTCTCATTCAGCTGAATTGCTTCATGATCATGGTCGCATTGTGTGTATTAGTTTCCATTCACTTGAAGATCGTATAGTCAAACAGTTTTTTAGAGATCATAAAGATACCTATACTATTTTGACACCCAAAGTAGTAACAGCAACTCAAGAAGAGCTTGATTTAAATGCATCAGCACGATCTGCTAAACTGCGTGCAGCTGAAAAGAAATAGTAACTTAGTTTTT encodes the following:
- the rsmH gene encoding 16S rRNA (cytosine(1402)-N(4))-methyltransferase RsmH, producing MTKIYHKTVLINEVLQYLNPQPNKVYIDATFGGGGHTRAILDAEPNCKVIAIDWDKNAIEINAPALEAEYGDRFTILFGGFGNLTQVLKKAKIGKVDGILADFGTSQYQIAELPGFSFNVDTPLDMRMSPGFYKTTAAHIINHGQEEEIAQILFEYGEEYSSRKIARTIVAYRKEQGPIRTTKQLAEVITSIIPRFSRPVHPATKTFQALRIFVNDELSHIKSLLSHSAELLHDHGRIVCISFHSLEDRIVKQFFRDHKDTYTILTPKVVTATQEELDLNASARSAKLRAAEKK